The following are encoded together in the Salvia hispanica cultivar TCC Black 2014 chromosome 6, UniMelb_Shisp_WGS_1.0, whole genome shotgun sequence genome:
- the LOC125192311 gene encoding transcription factor UNE10-like has protein sequence MNQCVPSWDLDDCSKIKYQSNSPQDVPSLDYEVAELTWENGQLAMHGLGVPRVVGKQSASASPATWDKPRAGGTLESIVNQAAFYPPPPDAKYLMPWFESHCAAMANPGPTGSVTATMDALVPCATNVHGHERQECSTRVGSCAAPLDVVRESVQTFGGAGFTSTTSLENTISGQEYTKTSADDRDSVSLHSRSRASDRNGDEEDGRRRDNGKSSVCTKRSRAAAIHNQSERKRRDKINQRMKTLQKLVPNSSKNDKASMLDEVIEYLKQLQAQVHMMSRMNMPSMMLPLAMQQQQLQMSMMGCMGMGMGMGMGVMDMNTIPRPQPTAGFMPVPPATWNNGGGDCLPPPPPPMPDPLAALLACQSQPMTMDAYSRLAAMYQQMQQQLPGSKN, from the exons ATGAATCAATGTGTACCGAGTTGGGATCTCGACGATTGCTCCAAGATTAAGTACCAATCCAATTCCCCTCAAGACGTTCCTTC gTTGGACTACGAAGTTGCAGAGCTAACTTGGGAAAATGGTCAACTAGCCATGCATGGCCTCGGCGTCCCGCGCGTGGTGGGCAAACAAAGCGCGTCTGCCTCTCCCGCGACTTGGGACAAGCCACGCGCTGGCGGCACGCTCGAGTCCATCGTCAACCAAGCCGCCTTCTACCCGCCGCCGCCCGATGCCAAGTACCTGATGCCGTGGTTTGAGAGCCACTGCGCCGCGATGGCGAACCCGGGCCCCACCGGGTCCGTCACCGCCACAATGGACGCGCTCGTGCCCTGCGCCACAAACGTCCACGGGCACGAGCGCCAGGAGTGCTCCACGCGCGTGGGCTCGTGCGCGGCGCCGCTGGACGTCGTGCGCGAGAGCGTCCAGACGTTCGGTGGCGCCGGGTTCACGTCGACGACGTCGCTGGAGAACACCATCTCCGGCCAAGAGTACACGAAGACCTCCGCCGACGACCGTGACTCCGTTTCTCTTCACAGCAGGTCTCGGGCATCTGAT AGAAATGGAGATGAGGAGGATGGGCGAAGAAGAGACAATGGAAAATCCTCAGTTTGTACAAAAAGGAGTAGGGCAGCCGCAATTCATAACCAATCCGAACGT AAACGAAGAGACAAAATTAACCAGAGAATGAAGACACTGCAGAAATTGGTCCCGAATTCCAGCAAG AATGACAAAGCATCAATGTTGGATGAGGTGATAGAGTACTTGAAGCAATTGCAGGCTCAAGTGCACATGATGAGTAGGATGAACATGCCATCCATGATGCTGCCATTAGCGATGCAACAGCAGCAGCTTCAGATGTCTATGATGGGATGCATGGGCATGGGTATGGGTATGGGGATGGGGGTTATGGACATGAACACCATCCCCCGCCCCCAACCAACCGCTGGCTTCATGCCCGTCCCACCCGCCACTTGGAACAATGGAGGAGGCGACTGTttgccgcctcctcctcctcccatGCCGGACCCTTTAGCAGCACTCCTTGCATGTCAATCTCAA CCGATGACGATGGATGCTTATAGCAGGCTGGCAGCTATGTACCAACAAATGCAACAGCAGTTACCTggttcaaaaaattaa